The sequence GTTGCATCCTGTTCCAAGATTATATTACAGTTTATATGTATAGGAAATATGTTCTCATATACCATAACTAGAAATATTTACAAACATCCACAAGAATTAAGGTACATATTGTCTTGAGTTAACGAAAGGCAAATCACTAGAGACGATTAATTACACAGTTTTTGTGGTGTAGGAGTTTTGTGACATATTGTGCTCGATATTCATTCATGAATTTCTTGTCCACGCTTTTTGGAATGGGCTGTCCTTGGGCTATTTTATCCATATAGAACATGACGAACATGCCGCAATCCAATCTGCAAATGAAATACgagattagtttttttttgcttttgaatgatTTCAAACTGTAATGAATAGTTGAGTAGACACAATTCTTACGAAGATACAGTTTGTTGAGCACATTCCATGTCATCCTCAAATGGAAAATGCAATGGATTTTGCATAATCCAATTGAGAGTGAGTTCTTCAGTTGGAGTCAAATCTTTTTGTACAAGTGTCGGGGGCCCTTCCTTTTGCTTCAcaattgttggttttttttttagtttctatgAACACTCGTGCTTGAGGTCTTATATATTCTAGCCACCCTTCAACAATattaacctgtttaaagaagaagaaaaaaagagaaatagaaaTGGTAATCAGTGCATTGCATATTATAGTTTTGGTCTGAAATTAGGCAATATGTATAATacaaaactgcaatgcagtttctgtttgtgtttgtgctgAGAAATTAAGACAGTTTCATTCCACTTACAAAGTTTCGAGCCATGTCAATgcacctttcttcttttctatgtCCCAACGATCTAAGTGGATTGTAGTGTCTCCACTTTCGTTCATTTTTGTGAAATGTGAGAAGTGTGAAGTGGAACTCTTCTTTTGAAATAATCGGGAAGAAAAGAACACTGCATTTCCCGAGTTTTTCAAGTAAGTGTTCATACAGGGCCCTGTGCCAAAATGGCTCTTGGAAGCTTTGCATGTAAGCCTGATATCATAGAATGGCAATTTGttagtatatatttttcgaAAACTGCAGTGCATTGTCTGTTtaaacaattttgaattttcaaaataatactTACCCAAGTCCATGTGGACATGTATTGTGGACTCTCTGTCTGCATGGGCTCTATTTTATCCTCCTCTATTTGGATATAGGCCTCAATAACCTGTTTCACATTGATTGGAGAAAAATGGAATTATAAATGGGTAATATAGGTagcacaaataaaaaaatacagtgCAGTGTGTGTTATAGAATTGGTAAATACTTACGTTTTGTGACAGTTCCAGGTCCCATACAATATCTTTGAGATCATGGTTTGTCACTTTCTCACTATTGAGTCCTGCCCAAAAGATATCACTGCGGATTTGAATACATGAAATTCACAAGAttagttttagtttaattgtaattaaaagatGAAAGAATTGTTATTTTGGAATAGAGATATTACCGAGGTTGAGTACTTAAGTAGtgtttttcaattctttcCCTATCCGCCTTTGGAATTTTCTGCCACACCTTCCTCTGACCCCATccaagttttttctttgttggNNNNNNNNNNNNNNNNNNNNNNNNNNNNNNNNNNNNNNNNNNNNNNNNNNNNNNNNNNNNNNNNNNNNNNNNNNNNNNNNNNNNNNNNNNNNNNNNNNNNNNNNNNNNNNNNNNNNNNNNNNNNNNNNNNNNNNNNNNNNNNNNNNNNNNNNNNNNNNNNNNNNNNNNNNNNNNNNNNNNNNNNNNNNNNNNNNNNNNNNNNNNNNNNNNNNNNNNNNNNNNNNNNNNNNNNNNNNNNNNNNNNNNNNNNNNNNNNNNNNNNNNNNNNNNNNNNNNNNNNNNNNNNNNNNNNNNNNNNNNNNNNNNNNNNNNNNNNNNNNNNNNNNNNNNNNNNNNNNNNNNNNNNNNNNNNNNNNNNNNNNNNNNNNNNNNNNNNNNNNNNNNNNNNNNNNNNNNNNNNNNNNNNNNNNNNNNNNNNNNNNNNNNNNNNNNNNNNNNNNNNNNNNNNNNNNNNNNNNNNNNNNNNNNNNNNNNNNNNNNNNNNNNNNNNNNNNNNNNNNNNNNNNNNNNNNNNNNNNNNNNNNNNNNNNNNNNNNNNNNNNNNNNNNNNNNNNNNNNNNNNNNNNNNNNNNNNNNNNNNNNNNNNNNNNNNNNNNNNNNNNNNNNNNNNNNNNNNNNNNNNNNNNNNNNNNNNNNNNNNNNNNNNNNNNNNNNNNNNNNNNNNNNNNNNNNNNNNNNNNNNNNNNNNNNNNNNNNNNNNNNNNNNNNNNNNNNNNNNNNNNNNNNNNNNNNNNNNNNNNNNNNNNNNNNNNNNNNNNNNNNNNNNNNNNNNNNNNNNNNNNNNNNNNNNNNNNNNNNNNNNNNNNNNNNNNNNNNNNNNNNNNNNNNNNNNNNNNNNNNNNNNNNNNNNNNNNNNNNNNNNNNNNNNNNNNNNNNNNNNNNNNNNNNNNNNNNNNNNNNNNNNNNNNNNNNNNNNNNNNNNNNNNNNNNNNNNNNNNNNNNNNNNNNNNNNNNNNNNNNNNNNNNNNNNNNNNNNNNNNNNNNNNNNNNNNNNNNNNNNNNNNNNNNNNNNNNNNNNNNNNNNNNNNNNNNNNNNNNNNNNNNNNNNNNNNNNNNNNNNNNNNNNNNNNNNNNNNNNNNNNNNNNNNNNNNNNNNNNNNNNNNNNNNNNNNNNNNNNNNNNNNNNNNNNNNNNNNNNNNNNNNNNNNNNNNNNNNNNNNNNNNNNNNNNNNNNNNNNNNNNNNNNNNNNNNNNNNNNNNNNNNNNNNNNNNNNNNNNNNNNNNNNNNNNNNNNNNNNNNNNNNNNNNNNNNNNNNNNNNNNNNNNNNNNNNNNNNNNNNNNNNNNNNNNNNNNNNNNNNNNNNNNNNNNNNNNNNNNNNNNNNNNNNNNNNNNNNNNNNNNNNNNNNNNNNNNNNNNNNNNNNNNNNNNNNNNNNNNNNNNNNNNNNNNNNNNNNNNNNNNNNNNNNNNNNNNNNNNNNNNNNNNNNNNNNNNNNNNNNNNNNNNNNNNNNNNNNNNNNNNNNNNNNNNNNNNNNNNNNNNNNNNNNNNNNNNNNNNNNNNNNNNNNNNNNNNNNNNNNNNNNNNNNNNNNNNNNNNNNNNNNNNNNNNNNNNNNNNNNNNNNNNNNNNNNNNNNNNNNNNNNNNNNNNNNNNNNNNNNNNNNNNNNNNNNNNNNNNNNNNNNNNNNNNNNNNNNNNNNNNNNNNNNN is a genomic window of Prunus dulcis unplaced genomic scaffold, ALMONDv2, whole genome shotgun sequence containing:
- the LOC117613668 gene encoding uncharacterized protein LOC117613668, whose translation is MQTESPQYMSTWTWAYMQSFQEPFWHRALYEHLLEKLGKCSVLFFPIISKEEFHFTLLTFHKNERKWRHYNPLRSLGHRKEERCIDMARNFIGLRHVRHVLYG